tCACGTGCCCGGCGCCCACCCTCCGCCGCCCGGCCGGTCCCGGGTGCTCCGGGTGCCCCTGTGCTCCGCGTGCGCCGGCGGGCTGGGGTCTCCGGCCTCGGCGCCGCCCGCCCCTCCCTACCCGCCTTCGCTGCGCTTTCTCCGCGGCTCCTGTGCGCCTCGGCCGCGCGTCACATCCGGCTGCCGGGCCGAGTCCTTCCGGAGCCGGGGCGGCCGGCGGCCTCGCGGGACGGGCGCAGGGAAGGGCGGAAGCGGCTGCGACGGGTGCCGCGGGGGGCCAAACTCCGTCGGCGCGCCGGGCGCCCccagctgggcagccctggggctcGTCGGGGGGCGGTGCGAGAGGGGGATGAATGAGAAAGAGGCCGAGGCGCGCGCTCTGGGACAGCGTTTATTGGCTCCTTGGAAACCCGCGTCCGTAACAACTGTACAGAGGCCCACCTTCCCCGCGCCCGCCCCCACTCCGCCCGGCGGCCCGGGGAGGCTCCTCGGGATTCACAGTAACAGGAACGAAAACGGAAATAAATTAAGTGATCCGGGGGAGGGAGTCCAGGGAGTCGTGTTCCCCGAGTCAGTGCATGAGGGGAGACTGCCGGCCCCGAGTGGGAGGCGTGGGCCCTGCACGCGGAGATGCGTTCCTGCTCCAGAGATGCGTCGGGCtctgggggctccgggggctcGGGGAGCACCCGCCGCGGCAGGGGATGCTAAGCCAGGGCCGGGGGGGCCCCACTGTGCTTGTCGTCCAGAGGCCAGCCCTCACTCCACCCGCACCAGCAGGGCATAGAGGAGTGTGGCCCCCTTCTCCTTGGTTATCCACTCGAGTTCTGCGGGGCTGAAGTGAGGGTCGGGAGGTTCTCGGAGGGTGGCCGAAGGGGGTCCGGGGGTGTAGGAGCCCGGGCGCACGCACACCTGGAACGCCACCTGGGCCTGGTGCGTTCGCTGGGACTTGGGATCCCGGAATCTGCAGGGCAAGAAGAAGGCCAGCCGTGAGGCCTCCAGGCTCCTCCCTCGGCtgcctgcgggggggggggggagggggggggtcaCTCCCACCTCCCAGAGAGAGGTGGCTTGGCTCTGGCCGCACCCCTGCTTGCTGGGGTCTCTCCAGGGCGCTCCCTGGCTTCCCTCTGCAGGCCTCTGCCCAAACCTAACCTTCGTCGCCATGTCTACCCTGACTACTGTGTGCCTGTACCTGTGCAAAGCACACCTGGGACCCACTGCGTCCCACTCTACTTTTATTTCCACAGTACTAGTCACCTTCAACAGTAAATGTGCTAGAGTGAGACAAGACCCAAGTGTCACAGCGGGGACACCAATGGGAAGCCATGGAGACCCCAGTCCCAGCCCCCATGTACTCACTGCACTTTGGACGCTAGGGTCTCGGCCCCAGCATactggagggagggggacagCAAGACGGAAGGGGGCTGCTCCTCCCGGGGTGGGGCGCAGTTCTCGCCAGGCTCCTCAAACCCCACCCCAGGCTTGCCTTTCAAGGGCCGGCAGCTCAGGATGGAGGCGGTGCCTGCGGGGAGAGCCAGTCAGGATGGAGGCGGTGCCTGCAGGGAGAGCCTCCTGGCCCAGGCCTGGCTTGCcccttctctgcccctgcccccggaCCTGCTCCCAGCTCTCCTCGGTCTAGCACCCTCCGGATGGCTGCCACGTTGCTCCCGTGATATGCCATGTGCCACTTCTTAGTCATCGTTCCAGCTTCCAGGCGGGGATTCACCCTAGGGTGTAGACCGGGCAGACTGGACAAAGATCCTCCCCTCGACCAGTAAAGGTTCTGTGGCTTCTTCCACGCACCCTCTTGGGAGCCTCCTTCGTCAAGGAAGAAAGAGCACGAAAGCAGACGCATGACCCTGCCCTGCGTGTACCTGAGATTGAACCTGCACCAGCCGAAGGGCAGCGCGTATTCCCGGGGGGGCTCCCCACGGCGCCTGTGGGCCTCGTCACCTCGAAGCTTCCGGCAAGACTCACAGTAGCACAGGCTCCGCTTGGGTGGAGGCATGAAATAGTCCTCTGTGAAAAAGTGAGGAGCAGTGTGGGCGCTACAGCTCCCGCCCTGGGCCTCCAGCACACAGACCCCTTCCTGCTGGTTCCCGGGGCTCTGAGCACAGCCCAGCAATGGTCCAAGGGGTGAGGCAGGCTCTGGATGACCGGGCACTCACCCAGACACTCACCAGGAAGCAACAGCAGTTCTTGGAAGCGGGAGCAGAGGGCGTGGTACTCGCAGCTCTTGAGAGGGCTGGCAGCTGGCAGGGGGCCCCAGCACACACTTTCCTTGATACCTGACAGGACAGAGGGGGGCACGGGTCACGGGAGTTGGGGCGACGGGGTGGGacagggctggggagaggcccGGCCCTGTGGGCTGGCTCACCATCCACCATGTCCGCTTTCTCCATGTCCCCTTGGGTTCCAGCACTCTTCCCACTGGCTGCCCCTGGTTCAGGACTCACGATTGTCACCTGCCGGAGAGAGTGTGATGAGtgtgactgagcccccagggcctgCTAACTGGCTCCCAGATCACAGactgccccaccccaggcccttgTTGCCGCTCACCTGCTCACACTGCCCATAGAGGTCCACAAGCGCATGGCAGGGCTGGGGGACATCTGATACCGCCACCCCCTGGTCCATCCCATTGACGTGGAGATGCAGGCCCCCAGAGCTGTCTAGCCGCAGCCCCAGGATGGTGCCTTCAGGACACGTGTCCAGATTTGGCCCAAACTTCTCACAAATCTAGGAAGAGAGACCTACTGTCTTCCCAAAGATCAGACTCCCACCGGCAGCAGCCAAGGCTGCCCACTGCCCACTGTAGTCCATATAGCCCTTCACCTACTTGGGACTGCCAATGCCAGGGCTTTGACACCATGCTCGCCCTCTGCCCAGGCTCCACCCCATCTCTCAAATACCTACAGTCTGCTTCCCTTTGTCCTCCCCTACAACATTCTCaatggcaaggatgcagaaagaCACAGGACGCCCCAGAGTTCCGATGATGATGCTCCCGCTCTTGCTCCCCCAACCCCATAGTCTTTCCCTACAGTGCACCTTTATACCTGTGGCCTCACCACCACGGCTGGAGGCCCCACTTCAACCTGTGGGCCAGCCCTGCCCAACGCTGAGTCctggccctctcccctccccctgctccctacCCACCTTGAGACCATTGTGGAAGATGCCCCGGCCCCGCAGCAGCCAGGCTGCCCGTTTGAGGGCGCAGGCAGAAGCAGGGAAGTTGAGCCTCTCAGGCGGGCAGGTGATGACTCCCAGGACCAGGGAAGATGTCCACTGCCGGTTCAGGAAGTCTATCCGCACCTGGAAGGGAAAGGCGGCCACTCCGGGATCATGGCCCTCTGGGAAGaggctccccaccccagccagggaTGGAGGCTGGCACCTCCCGGAGGGGAGCCCTGCAATGTCCCCCCTGCTGAGGCAGGGAGGGACTGCAAACAGCGggttcatttatttccttcctgtAGCAGGAAGGCCTGCTCCACTGGAAAGCCCTCTCTGCACCCACACGTAGTACCAAGTGTCTTTCTTGGGACCCTGCCAGCCCATCCCCACTGCTTCCCTCACCAGCTACCAGGTGGGCCTTCCACACAGTCCACGCACAAACCCCACCACAGGGTATGAACGAATCACAGCCCATGAAGCTCATCCAAGGGGGCTGCCTCTACCTTGCCCTCAAATGGAAAGGTTTTCTCCAGGAGGGTTGGCCCTGGGTCACCCCACACAGGAAGAGCTGCAGCAGGTTAAGGAGCAAATGCCCACCTGGACTAGGAGCTGGGGCACCAGGGGCTGGTTGATGACAACGATGCCCTGGTTGTAGCTGGCTACGCGTGTGGCCGTACGGTTCCCGTTGGACAAAAGGATATTCTTCCCATGGTTCTCCAGGAACTCCAGTGACGTCGACATCATGGCCACTTGACTCTGACCCTGGCATGGAGCAGAGATGGGCTGCTGGGGTTGTCCATGCGAGGCCCAGCTGCCTCGCCCCACCCTCCGCCTGGCGTTGACACAGAGCTTGCGTCTACGCCTCTGCGACCTGGGGCAGGATCAGAGAACCCCGGAACACCCCGGTGTCCGACGGCCCACTGAGTGGCCATCCACATGCCCTGTGTGCCCCACACAGCCTCTCACTCTCAAGCTGTGCTCCTCCCCATCGTCATCTTCCTCGGCCTCGCTGCCCGTGTCCGAGCTGGGAGATGGAGGCTGGGTGCCCTCGGGCTCCTCCAGCCTTGTGGAGCTGACCACAGACACACTCCGTACCGGCCCGTAGAGATCCAGCACGGCCCACACATTCTGGGGGCAGGAGGTAGATGCAGGAGTTAGACACCCGCAGGGGGCCTCCAGCCTGCACCCCCAAACCCAAGAAACGTCTCAGACCCACCTTGGCAATGCCGGTAGCTGCGGGCCCCATGTCCTCTCCATCCACCAGGATGTGCATCGTGTCATCTGCGCCCCGACGAATGCCCACGCGGCTCCCCACCTAGGATCGAGGTGACACAAGCACAGAtgctcagccccccaccccctcacccatgTGCCCACCTCCACCCCGTCCCTGGAGCCAACAGTGTCACCCCCAGCCTCTCCAGGCTCCGGCCGTAGTTCATCCTCTGGAGCTGCCCGTCACGCCTCACTTCACAGCTGGACACCATCCAGGTGGTCTTTGTCCGGAGctccgggagggagggaggcagccctgggcccccaccTGCGCCAGGCCCCATCTCCCCGGGCGCTAGTGTGGTCAGCCCCAGCCGGAGGGAGCCCGCCCACTTCTCATCCAGTTCCTCTACTTTCACCTGAGGGggtaaaagagagggagagagagcacagcagccGGCACTagcaggagcaggaggacagGAAGCAGCCTGGCCCTGCCACAAGGGCCCCCCCGCGCACCTCAAATACTTCCTCCGTCTTGAGTTCCTTGGTGCTGAAGACCAGGCCATGCGCATAGCCCACCGCACGTACCGCCCTTGTGCCATCCTCCTCCAGGGCCACATTCTTGCCGCAAGTACTGTGGAATCGGTGAGCCACGCCAGCCGCTGCGGAGAAAGGAAGGGGCAGGACTGGGGTCAAGGCTTTCAGGTGAACTGTGAAGCTGCCATTCAGGCCCCGACTGCCATTGCCGTGCGACCTCCGACCCTGGTCACCACAGCCAGCCCCAATCCCCAAGCACATGAGCAGCTTCCAGCACCCTGGCCCAACTCCAGCCTCTTCCTGATGGCTTCCTACCCCAGCTTATTCCCTCCCCTGGGTCTGTAGCTGAGGGGGCTGCCCTGTCCTTGAGCAGCTCCCCGTCCGCTGTCGCCGCATCCCTCCAGCCCCCGGCTTGCAAGCATAGCCCACCCGCCCTCCCCACGCGCTGAACCTGGGGAGTGCAAAGGGAAGGATTTCTCGGTGGCAGTGTTGCTGGTTGCCAAGCTGTTGTCCATGGGGCCGGTGGCATTGGTGATGGACACTTGGACACACTGGCCGTAAAGATCCACTACTGCGTACACCTCTGGATGGAGAAGGAGGGGATCAGAAGCCCGAGAGCCCGGGCTGAGCTGGCATGAGGGTGGCGGGCCAAAAGGCACAGAGCAGTCACCTTTACCCGGAGGCAAGCCTGAGCAGGCGGCGCCTTGGTCCTGGCCGTTGATGAAGTAGTGCAGGTCACCCTTGGCTGTTCGCATCATGCCGATGCGTGCACCCGTGCCCAGGGCGTCCAGGTCACACCCGTAGTTGTTGCGCATCGTGTTCCCGTCTTGCATGATGGCCGTGCCACTGGAGAGAGGACAGAAGGACCGCTGAGCCTCCCGCCTCTTCCCCACACAGGCCTCTGAGCAGTCTCTGATCGTCAGAACCTTCCAGTGCCTTGCATCAGGATCTTCATCTGGGGTCTGAGACCCAATCCTGTCTCCCATACCTCTGGGGACCACCCACAGAGAAAAGCGGGAGCTGCCataagaggagaaaaggaagctgGGCCACCGTGGGGTGCGTGGTGACATGGGAGCACTTcccagaatggaaagaaaagagcgACCCGATCCCTTGGACCTGTCGTTGTCCAGGGCCACCGAAGGCCCCAAAGCTGGCTTCCCTCATCCTCACTAGCTCCACCTGACCCTGCCAGGCTGGCTGTCCCCACAGGCAGCCTAACCTCAGCATCCATGTGTCGTAGTCAATGTCTGTCATGGTGTTGGGGAATTCGAGGTCTTCCGGCCGAATGGCAGTCACTCCTAGGAGGTAGCAGCAGGGGGTCAGAACCAAGGCTCCAGCAACGGGCAGCCAGCACCATCCCCAGCACACAGAGTCTgtcacacacgtgcatgcacgcATGCAGAAATGCACAGGTGCCCCTTACCAGCCTCAATGGAGCCTGACCAGCGGTCCACCATCTTCTGAATAACGATTTCAAACAGCTCTCCGTCCCGCAGGGCCCTGCCAGAGACAGCGGCAATCAGGCCCCAGTTGGGTGGCCAAGGCTGGGCGGCGGGAGGCTGGGGCCGTGACAGCGCCAACACTGACCGGTTGGAGATGACGATGGCGTCATTGAACTCGCTGCGGCAGTTGTGCCGGAGTGCGGTGCGGCCCCCGTTGGTGATGACTGCATTACTGCCGTGCAGCTGATGGAAGCGCAGGTCAGAGCCCCCGGCCCCTGATGATGGGGAGCTGGGAGACACCTGGTTGTTCCCTTCAGAGAGGGGCTCAGGGGCCGGGGGCACCTCTGTGAGAGTGGTCATCACCCGTTAGGCTTCCAGTGGTCTCCGAGgccccccagccaccccccagcTCCTACCAGGCCTGGGCGGTAGCCACCCCaggccaccccagcaccccccagCTCCTACCCATCCCAGCCCTCACCCACGTCATCCACAATGGTAGCTTGGGCTGCCTGGCCATAGAGGTCCACAACAGCGTAGACGCCAGGGGGCACATTCCAGGCCGCAGGGCCCTGGGTCATCCCGTTGACGAAGAAGTGCAGGGTCCCGTCCTCCCGCCGCACCACGCCCACAGTGTCCCCTGCCTTGGAAGAAGGGGGGCTGGAGTGAGGAGTCAGGCAGAGTTCCCGCCTGGGCTAGTCCTATAGCAGCCCCGATGGGCCTGCCCCCCATCACCAGGCCTGGGCGGCACACCTGCTCCCCCACCTTGAGGCGGTCCAGATTGTGCCCATACTCGTCCAAAATGGTCGTTCCGTTGTGCATCACCCCATTCCCGGTCATCATCCAGGTCCCTAGGAGAACGAGGAAACACAGAGCACATAAGTGAGCCCCGGGCCCCCTGCCCTTCACAGCCCCCACGGCACTCCTCGCCCCCGTGGCAGGCCGCCGCAGCAAAACAAGAACAAGCCAGCTCCgtgggggctgtgggggcagCTTCCCCCTTAGGACCTGATCCTGGCCCCGCCCTCCTTGGGAGCTCACCAGAGCGCAAGTTGGTCATGGTGGAGGGCAACTGGAGGTAGGCAGGGTTGTGGGTGGTGACACCAATCTCAATGGAGCCAGCCCACTTGTCCACCATCTTGTCGATGCGCACCTGAAACACCTCTCCGTCCCGCAGGGCTCTGCTACTCAGCACCACGCCATGGTTGAAGTCATCTGTGGCACTGAGGGCACAGCGAATGCGTAACTGAGCACACCAAAGCTTAGCCCGCCAGtgcccacctcacacctgtggtGCTGAGCCACGTGGCTGAACTTCACTCTCCAGGAGGCACCCCCCCATACTATCAAGAACTCCCCACGTCAGAAGCCACACACCCCCCCCCACGCCTGCCTCCTGCTTCTCCACCCCTCCTCCGATCCTGTTAGAGTCCCTGCAGCAGGCTTCTCCCCACACCATGGGCCATACTGGGGCCTCAGGGCAGTGCGTCCCTCGTGGGTGATAGCTGCCTTCTGCCCGCAGTTAGGGTGGAAGAGCAGGCGCTCGGGCTCTGCCTGGGTGGCAGGAGTGGCGCGACGCAGGGCGCCCTCGGGGGACAGTGCCCGCAGGATGGCATTGTTTCGACGCAGCCGGTCGCTGTGGTTGTTATTGTGGACGATGGTCACCTTCACAGCCATCCCGTACAAGTCCACCACGCCGTACACCACTGGGGGTGTCAGTGGGGTAGCCACGCCTGCcggggagaaggcagagagggaaggaatatGGGGAGACCAGCATCAGGGAGACACAGGACGGTGAGGTACAGACCCCTGCCCAACACCGAAAGCCCTAGCCCAATGGCCTGCCTCAGGTATCTCCTTACCCTGATCAATGCCATTGATAAAGAAGTGCAGGGCTGAGTTGGACTTCCTTGTGAGACCAATGTGGTCGCCCTCCTAGTCAGAGCAGAAAAACAAAGATCTGGAATCCGCCTCCAATCAGGCTCTGGCCCAGGCCGCAGGGGAACAGCCCCAAAGGCACCTGAGTCTTGAGCCCCTGAACCCTCCCTCACAGCAAGTCTGGCACAGGGTGAAGCCACCTCATACACAGCACCTTAGCCACCTCTCCAAGCAATTCATGAGCTCATCTCAGGcgtggagaagaaaagaaaaaaagaaacccataccaAACATAGTGAGCAAGCTTCTTGACTGTAGTCATGACCCCACACGACccctcagaaaaaaagaaaacctctggcTCTGAAATCTGAGTGCCTAACTACCAGGCAACCGTGCCTTCTCAGAAGGAACCTCTCGGAGAAAGATCAGAAGCCTTGTTCCAGGTCACAGCGGAGACTGGGGTGCCCGGGCAGGGGTGCTGGGTAACAAGGCTGCCCCAGAGCGCGGCCCAGACTGCACGCCCACCCCTTACCTGCAGCTCATCCAGGCTGAATTCACAGTACTCCCGGCGGGTGCCCTTGCCATTGGTCAGGATCCCACAGCCGCTCATCATGATGGTGCCTGTGGGAAGGCAGACGCCCGGCATCAGGCCAGGCCTTCCTTCACCATGGGAAGGTGTCCCCGCCCCGCCAGGGCTGGTACCTGACTGTAAATTGGTCATGGTGGCAGGGTACTCCAGGTTGTTGGGGTTGTGGGTGGTGACACCAATCTCAATGGAGCCCGACCACTTGTCTACGAGCTTGTCAATGCGGATCTTGGGGGGAGcgacagcaggagggagaggagggcatgTCAATGTGGAGAGAGGACCCTCGGCCCCACCCTTCCAATgtcagggatcgagccccattttTGGTTCCCAGAGGGTGAGGTACCAGCCAGGGCCCAGGACCTCACACACCTCAAACATCTCATTGTCCCGGAGAGGGCGGTTGGTCATGACAACCCCGTTGTTGAATTCGTCCAGGGGCCGGCGGCGCTCAGCTGTCTTATTGTTGTTGCTGAGTTTGATGAGAGTCCCACACTTCTCGTGAAAGAGCAGGGCGTCGTTGGAGGTGAGGATGGGCGAGGTGGCAGCCCCGCCAGACCCCAGTCCTTCCCCTGCCGGTGGGGAGCTCAGGTTCACATTTAGGAGCCCCCCGTTGTAGGCAGAAAGGATGGCGTTGCCCACCACCTCAGAGAGCTCCATGCTGGCAAAGTCTAGGCGGCAGGACAGGGGAGGGAAGCCGGAATGAGGCTCTACACGTTCAGGCCCTCCACTCTCCCCCTAATCCTCTCCTGAgggccccctcccctcacctTCCGCCTCACTTCCCATTCCCCTTCCCAAAGCCTCCAGGGTGCCCTCACCATTATGCGACTCAAGGCTGTTAGGAAACGTCTCCGGCCGGGGCTGCGCTGGGGACACCATGAAGGCTGGGGACCaggcggggtgggaggggaatGAGGGTCCAGCCCCTGCTGCGGGGCCCACAACCAGGACACCCCTCCTGTAGCCCCTGCTTCCCCTTCAGCAGACTGGGGTCTGAGTGGCCCTACCCGAACCCAGACTCCATGGTCACTAGTCACCCAtgccttctgccactccccctgccccgccTCTTCCCCTCGGCCCTGGCTGGGTTCTCACCTTCATCCCCAGAGGTCGCCTGTTCAGTCAAGGTGGAATCTTCAGGGGGTGCAGAGGGCTCGAGGGGAGGTGTGGGGATGGGAGCAGGGGGGCTGAAACCTGGCTCGGGGGGCAGCACGGTGATCTGGGTGCACTTGCCGTAAAGGTCCACCACGGCCCAGACCCGGGCGGGGAGGCCCGTGGCGGCAACACCACAGTCCCGCCCATTCACCCAGAGCCGCAGCTCCCCAGCAACTGTGCGCTCCACGCCCACACGGTCCCCTTCACCAAGCTGGTCCAGGTCCTGACCATACTCCTCCAGCACAGAGCGTCCATCCCTCAACACCGAGCAGCCTGACACTACCCATGAGCCCCCCTTCAGCCCTGTGGCGCTGCTTGGGAAGTCCAGAACACTGGGGTCTAGGGCCGTCACCCCAATCTCAATGGAGCCACTCCAGGAGTTGACCTGTGATAAGGGTGGTGGACAGAGGCTCAGGATGGGCTACCGTGGGTCCCCAACCACTAGGAAACCACATTTCACAAACCACGTGTCCCCCTCTCTCCACACCCCTAACAGCTAACTGGCTTTTCTCTATTGAGACCCAAGACACGACTCTAGAGAGGTGGTCCTGTGAGCAATCATCTGGACTGTCTCAGGGACTGCTGGGCCCGCTGTACCCCAGCAACTCTGCCCCCACTCTGGGATCTGTCCCCAACACCACCATGCCCTGGCTGCAGCCCCCCTGGCTTCCAGCATCCAAGTTCCCGGCTCTCCATGCCCATCCTCCTAGCTCCTGTCTaccaccctcctcccccctcccaattccccccacccccgacctcaTTTTCTCCAGGGCTCCTGCTCCACTCAGATTCCCTCTCTTCCCAAGTTCCATCTGTGTGCACCTGGCCTCTTCTCCGAGGGGCACACAAGCAGGCACACCTCCCCTCGGCCCCCCTGAGGGTCTCTCCTCACCCACCTCTTCGCCCCAGCTGATCCTCCAACGGCCGGTCCTTCCCCGGCTTCTCTCCTGCGCTCCTACCACATCCCCGACATCCCTCCATCTTTTCACCTCCCCAGAAACCATCCCGGGAGATCTGGACCCTAACCACCCCTGGGGTGGCAGCGTCCCGTGTCCGTTCCCTGCTCCGGGGTCTCGAGCAATCTAAAGCTCTCGccgtccctctccccttccccgcCCGCCGCCTGGTGCCGCGACGGTGTGTCGGTTCGCTCTCGGCAGCCGGCGGCGGAGGCCAGCCCGGCCGTCCCGCCCCGCGTCTCCCGCtcgccccctcccgcctccctcccgcGGGCCCCGCTCCGCACCTTGCGGTCGATGCGGACGGTGAAGACGCGTCCATCGCGCAAGGGCTCCCGGCTCAACACCAGCCCGTGGTTAAACTCCTGGCCCGGCTGCTGCCGCCGCGCGGTACGCCCGCAGGCCGACAGGCTCACCAGGCGCCCGGTGCGGGGGTGCAACTCCCCGCCGGACCCCGGCCCTGCGCCGCTCCCGCcggggcccccacccccgccaggccCCGGCCCGGGGCCACCCCCGGAGCCCCCGCTCCCACCCGACCCCGCCGCCATCGCCGCTGACACCGGGGCCGCGCGACAGCCGCGCTTGGCGGCACCGTGGCAACCGCGACGCACAGACACCCAGAGGGAACGGGATTCCGCGCTGGGGCCGGGTATGCTTTACGGCACTGCCGGGCGAGGAAGCATCCCGGGCTAGGGAACTAGTAACCCACCACGGTGGGAACGGAGGACGACGGGGTCGGGCAGGCTTGCTTTACGGCACGGCGGGGTGACGGCGAGGCTCTCAAAGGCGTGTGGGCTAGGACAGGGAGCTTTTGCGACAGAAGAGGAAACGACAGCCGCAGGCCCCTTTACGACGCAGGGGGTCCGCCCCACCTTCAGCTTGGCAACAGCGGCGCCGACGACCCCGCCCTCGCCGAGGTACGCGGCCCCTCTAGGAAGCCGCTTTACGGCGGGCGGAGGGGGTGTGTTCCCCTCGCGCCACAGCCTTCGCAGTGGGTGAGCAGCGGCCTTAGGACCTGGGGAAGGGAGCCGGGCGCTTTATAAATGAACACCTCGGCGCCGCGCGGCTACGTCTTTGCGACACTGTCGCAACCTCGTCGCTTTGTATCACACCTCTCGTGAGGGGCACAGCAGGCCAACTTTGGGGAGGGGGCCGGCGGAGGCTAAAGGGGTTGGCAGTACTTCCAGATAAGCCCACCGTGAACTCCCATCCAGCCAGACCCTTAAATCTTAAAGCCACGGATAAACAGTCCAGTGAAACCTTGGCAGGTGGTTTCCAGCAACGGCGCTGAGGAattgacccccgcccccccaaaaagaCCCCCGAGCTAGGAACAAGCCCCCAGCCCAACTCTGCGAGCTCGCGCTGAGGCTGAAAGGCTGTGACGTCACAATCAAGGCTTTTCGCCCGTAACCGGGACCCCCGATTGTGATTGGATAATTCGGATGAAGGCGGTGATGGGGAAGAAGGGCGGGAACAAATCCCAGAGACAAAGAAGGCCTTTGggtgggacagagagaggcaaccAGAGGGCAACCCCCCAGCCCGAGGGCCCTACTTAGAGTCTGGAACCCCGGATCGCGGCCCCGGAGAGCGGAGCGGAAGTGGACCCGGGCCTCTGCCAGAGCGTCCCCCGCCCGgcgcggtgggggcggggcctcggggcggggtTATGTGGGGGCGGGGCAGCTGAGAGGGGCCCCCGGGAGGGGCCATGGAGAAGCCGGAGGCTGTGGGGGCCGCTGGCGGCCTCGGTGGGGAGTCTCCGGGAGGGGCGAGCAGGGGAGCGCTAGGAGGCGTCGGAGGAGTCGAGGCAGATGCCGGGCCGCCCTCCGGTGCTGCCTTGTTTCACGGTTCTGAGCCCCCCCTGCACTCTGGAGGGATCGTAACTCGCAGTCCTAGAGTTAGCCGGCCCTCGGCGAGGGTAGCAGTCCCCGGTTCCGGGCCCAGCCAGCACCCTGGGGAGGTTGCGGGCCTGAGCGCCGGGTCCTGCCCAAACCCTGACGGATTCAATGCCCCCTTCCCTGGAACCAGTGTATCCGGGACCTGCGGCCTCGGgtctgggggctctggggtgTACAACTCGGGATGCAGTCCGCCGCGCTCCGGGTCAACTTGCTCGCACTCCCACAAACCTGGTGAGGGCCGACCCCGGAGCATCCTAAAAAACAGCAGCTCCATCTTGATGCAGAAGTGCCTCCATGCGGACAAGTAAGGAGCCCCGCTCAGGGGGCAGCGGCGCGGAGCCCGGAGGGCGGGGTTCCCGACACTGGAGGGGGCGGAGCTAGGGGAGAGGGTGGTGTCCTAAGAACTAGGAAGGAGAGCGGCTGAGGGCTGTGAGCTGGGAATTCTCGGGTTCCAGGCTCTCTGGGGCCGCAGCTGGGGCCCAGTAAACGTTGTCAGGCCAGTATGTGATTATCATCAGGTATGGCACCCTCGCCTCGCCATCCTCAGGCTCCTGCGCCTCTGAGATCACGAGAGGATACAAGAGAAAGGTTTTTGAATAACTGAAGGAACGAGGGAGGGTTGTGA
This window of the Canis lupus dingo isolate Sandy chromosome 5, ASM325472v2, whole genome shotgun sequence genome carries:
- the NEURL4 gene encoding neuralized-like protein 4 isoform X1; amino-acid sequence: MAAGSGGSGGSGGGPGPGPGGGGGPGGSGAGPGSGGELHPRTGRLVSLSACGRTARRQQPGQEFNHGLVLSREPLRDGRVFTVRIDRKVNSWSGSIEIGVTALDPSVLDFPSSATGLKGGSWVVSGCSVLRDGRSVLEEYGQDLDQLGEGDRVGVERTVAGELRLWVNGRDCGVAATGLPARVWAVVDLYGKCTQITVLPPEPGFSPPAPIPTPPLEPSAPPEDSTLTEQATSGDEAFMVSPAQPRPETFPNSLESHNDFASMELSEVVGNAILSAYNGGLLNVNLSSPPAGEGLGSGGAATSPILTSNDALLFHEKCGTLIKLSNNNKTAERRRPLDEFNNGVVMTNRPLRDNEMFEIRIDKLVDKWSGSIEIGVTTHNPNNLEYPATMTNLQSGTIMMSGCGILTNGKGTRREYCEFSLDELQEGDHIGLTRKSNSALHFFINGIDQGVATPLTPPVVYGVVDLYGMAVKVTIVHNNNHSDRLRRNNAILRALSPEGALRRATPATQAEPERLLFHPNCGQKAAITHEGRTALRPQYGPCATDDFNHGVVLSSRALRDGEVFQVRIDKMVDKWAGSIEIGVTTHNPAYLQLPSTMTNLRSGTWMMTGNGVMHNGTTILDEYGHNLDRLKVGEQAGDTVGVVRREDGTLHFFVNGMTQGPAAWNVPPGVYAVVDLYGQAAQATIVDDVEVPPAPEPLSEGNNQVSPSSPSSGAGGSDLRFHQLHGSNAVITNGGRTALRHNCRSEFNDAIVISNRALRDGELFEIVIQKMVDRWSGSIEAGVTAIRPEDLEFPNTMTDIDYDTWMLSGTAIMQDGNTMRNNYGCDLDALGTGARIGMMRTAKGDLHYFINGQDQGAACSGLPPGKEVYAVVDLYGQCVQVSITNATGPMDNSLATSNTATEKSFPLHSPAAGVAHRFHSTCGKNVALEEDGTRAVRAVGYAHGLVFSTKELKTEEVFEVKVEELDEKWAGSLRLGLTTLAPGEMGPGAGGGPGLPPSLPELRTKTTWMVSSCEVRRDGQLQRMNYGRSLERLGVGSRVGIRRGADDTMHILVDGEDMGPAATGIAKNVWAVLDLYGPVRSVSVVSSTRLEEPEGTQPPSPSSDTGSEAEEDDDGEEHSLRGQSQVAMMSTSLEFLENHGKNILLSNGNRTATRVASYNQGIVVINQPLVPQLLVQVRIDFLNRQWTSSLVLGVITCPPERLNFPASACALKRAAWLLRGRGIFHNGLKICEKFGPNLDTCPEGTILGLRLDSSGGLHLHVNGMDQGVAVSDVPQPCHALVDLYGQCEQVTIVSPEPGAASGKSAGTQGDMEKADMVDGIKESVCWGPLPAASPLKSCEYHALCSRFQELLLLPEDYFMPPPKRSLCYCESCRKLRGGSQEGAWKKPQNLYWSRGGSLSSLPGLHPRVNPRLEAGTMTKKWHMAYHGSNVAAIRRVLDRGELGAGTASILSCRPLKGKPGVGFEEPGENCAPPREEQPPSVLLSPSLQYAGAETLASKVQFRDPKSQRTHQAQVAFQVCVRPGSYTPGPPSATLREPPDPHFSPAELEWITKEKGATLLYALLVRVE